Proteins encoded together in one Kutzneria kofuensis window:
- the rplK gene encoding 50S ribosomal protein L11, which produces MPPKKKKLAAIIKLQIKAGLANPAPPVGPALGQHGVNIMEFCKAYNAATESQRGSVVPVEISVYEDRSFDFKLKTPPAAKLLLKAAGVEKGSGEPHKTKVAKVSWDQVREIAQTKMTDLNADDLDQAAKIIAGTARSMGITVEG; this is translated from the coding sequence ATGCCACCCAAGAAGAAGAAGCTCGCAGCGATCATCAAGCTGCAGATCAAGGCCGGTCTCGCCAACCCGGCGCCGCCCGTCGGCCCGGCGCTCGGCCAGCACGGCGTCAACATCATGGAGTTCTGCAAGGCGTACAACGCCGCGACCGAGTCGCAGCGTGGCAGCGTCGTGCCGGTCGAGATCTCCGTGTACGAGGACCGCTCGTTCGACTTCAAGCTCAAGACCCCGCCGGCCGCGAAGCTGCTGCTCAAGGCCGCCGGTGTGGAGAAGGGCAGCGGCGAGCCGCACAAGACCAAGGTCGCCAAGGTCAGCTGGGACCAGGTGCGCGAGATCGCCCAGACCAAGATGACCGACCTCAACGCCGACGACCTGGACCAGGCGGCGAAGATCATCGCCGGCACCGCCCGCTCCATGGGCATCACGGTCGAAGGCTGA
- the rplA gene encoding 50S ribosomal protein L1, with amino-acid sequence MKRSKAYRQAAELVDRERLYSPLEAANLAKETSKVKLDATVEVAIRLGVDPRKADQMVRGTVNLPHGTGKTARVIVFATGDKAAEAEAAGADAVGSDDLIERIQGGWLDFDAAIATPDQMAKVGRIARILGPRGLMPNPKTGTVTPAVAKAITDIKGGKINFRVDKQANLHLVIGKASFDTDKLVENYAAALDEVLRAKPSAAKGRYLKKVTFSTTMGPGIPVDPNRTRNMLTDEASA; translated from the coding sequence ATGAAGCGCAGCAAGGCCTACCGTCAGGCCGCCGAGCTGGTGGACCGGGAGCGGCTGTACTCGCCGCTCGAGGCCGCCAACCTGGCGAAGGAGACCTCCAAGGTCAAGCTGGACGCCACCGTCGAGGTCGCGATCCGTCTCGGTGTCGACCCCCGCAAGGCCGACCAGATGGTTCGTGGCACCGTCAACCTGCCCCACGGCACCGGCAAGACCGCGCGGGTGATCGTGTTCGCGACCGGCGACAAGGCCGCTGAGGCCGAGGCCGCCGGTGCGGACGCCGTCGGCAGCGACGACCTGATCGAGCGTATCCAGGGTGGCTGGCTCGATTTCGACGCCGCGATCGCGACGCCCGACCAGATGGCGAAGGTCGGTCGCATCGCCCGCATCCTCGGCCCCCGTGGCCTGATGCCGAACCCGAAGACCGGCACCGTGACGCCGGCGGTCGCCAAGGCGATCACCGACATCAAGGGCGGCAAGATCAACTTCCGGGTGGACAAGCAGGCCAACCTGCACCTGGTGATCGGCAAGGCCTCGTTCGACACCGACAAACTGGTGGAGAACTACGCGGCCGCGCTGGACGAGGTGCTGCGGGCCAAGCCGTCCGCCGCCAAGGGCCGGTACCTGAAGAAGGTCACCTTCTCCACCACCATGGGCCCCGGCATCCCGGTCGACCCGAACCGCACCCGCAACATGCTGACCGACGAGGCCAGCGCCTGA
- the rplJ gene encoding 50S ribosomal protein L10 has protein sequence MAKPSKVTAVAEISEKFRASSAAVVTEYRGLSMAQLTVLRRALGKGTTYTVAKNTLVKRAAEDAGVEGLESLLVGPTAIAFIEGEPVDAAKALRDFAKDNKALVVKGGYMDGKPLTVDEVSRIADLESREVLLAKLAGAMKGNLAKAAGLFQAPASQVARLAAALQEKKAAEAPAEG, from the coding sequence ATGGCGAAGCCAAGCAAGGTCACCGCCGTTGCTGAGATCTCGGAGAAGTTCCGGGCCAGCTCGGCCGCGGTTGTCACCGAGTACCGCGGGCTGTCCATGGCGCAGCTCACCGTGCTGCGGCGCGCTCTCGGCAAGGGCACCACGTACACCGTCGCGAAGAACACCCTGGTCAAGCGTGCCGCCGAGGACGCTGGCGTCGAGGGTCTCGAGAGCCTGCTCGTCGGCCCGACCGCCATCGCGTTCATCGAGGGCGAGCCGGTCGACGCGGCCAAGGCGCTGCGTGACTTCGCGAAGGACAACAAGGCCCTTGTCGTCAAGGGCGGCTACATGGACGGCAAGCCGCTCACGGTCGACGAGGTCAGCAGGATCGCCGACCTCGAGTCCCGTGAGGTGCTGCTGGCCAAGCTCGCCGGCGCCATGAAGGGCAACCTGGCCAAGGCCGCCGGCCTGTTCCAGGCGCCTGCCTCGCAGGTCGCCCGCCTGGCCGCCGCCCTGCAGGAGAAGAAGGCAGCCGAGGCTCCGGCCGAGGGCTGA
- the rplL gene encoding 50S ribosomal protein L7/L12, translating to MAKLTTDELLDAFKEMTLLELSAFVKQFEETFEVTAAAPVAVAAAAAPGAAPAEAAEEQDEFDVVLESAGDKKIQVIKVVREVVSGLGLKEAKELVESAPKPVLEKVAKEAAEAAKEKLEAAGAKITLK from the coding sequence ATGGCCAAGCTCACCACCGACGAGCTGCTCGACGCCTTCAAGGAGATGACCCTCCTGGAGCTGTCCGCGTTCGTGAAGCAGTTCGAGGAGACCTTCGAGGTCACCGCCGCGGCGCCGGTCGCCGTCGCCGCTGCCGCCGCCCCGGGCGCCGCTCCGGCCGAGGCCGCCGAGGAGCAGGACGAGTTCGACGTCGTGCTGGAGTCGGCCGGCGACAAGAAGATCCAGGTCATCAAGGTCGTCCGCGAGGTCGTCTCGGGCCTGGGCCTGAAGGAGGCCAAGGAGCTGGTCGAGTCCGCTCCGAAGCCGGTCCTGGAGAAGGTCGCCAAGGAGGCCGCCGAGGCCGCCAAGGAGAAGCTCGAGGCCGCGGGCGCCAAGATCACCCTCAAGTGA